Proteins from one Desulforhopalus sp. genomic window:
- a CDS encoding TIGR02285 family protein, whose amino-acid sequence MLKNSIIAISLLFFAFLDPQGLKAQDPLAWMEAVAPPFFIHDGDLKGQGYEDVITEILIANLPQYHHTHMKANISRHYQQWKQGEKACSVGMYKTPERLEFAYYSIPSVFTLPPVLIIHKNRYEAFGGQKMVNLAKILQKNTLVIGRSPNRSYGMAFDSSLKTYSNSKNTFSYESPELSLNLFKMLLAGRIDALPGLPEEAMYLAETMGIRDEIMTLSVEENQANPEASLSYVACSKNAWGETVIKSINQVLLAQRPTEIYRAAYERWLDPSSIEGYRKLYEEVFLSLTE is encoded by the coding sequence ATGTTGAAAAACTCTATTATTGCAATCTCATTGCTCTTTTTTGCTTTTTTGGACCCACAAGGATTAAAGGCCCAGGACCCGCTCGCCTGGATGGAAGCTGTTGCCCCGCCCTTTTTCATTCACGACGGAGATCTCAAAGGGCAAGGGTATGAAGATGTCATAACCGAAATACTGATAGCAAACCTGCCGCAATACCATCATACCCACATGAAGGCCAATATATCCCGCCATTACCAGCAGTGGAAGCAAGGCGAAAAAGCGTGCAGTGTCGGCATGTACAAAACCCCGGAACGGCTGGAATTCGCCTATTATTCGATTCCCAGTGTGTTTACCCTGCCACCGGTGCTGATCATTCATAAAAACAGATATGAGGCATTTGGTGGACAGAAGATGGTCAACCTCGCAAAGATTCTCCAGAAAAACACCCTGGTCATTGGCCGTTCACCCAACCGGTCGTACGGCATGGCCTTTGATAGCTCGTTGAAAACCTATAGCAATAGCAAGAATACCTTTAGTTATGAGAGCCCGGAATTGTCGTTGAATCTCTTTAAAATGCTGCTGGCCGGCCGTATCGACGCCCTGCCGGGATTGCCCGAGGAAGCGATGTATCTTGCGGAAACCATGGGTATTCGCGACGAGATCATGACACTTTCCGTTGAAGAAAATCAGGCCAACCCCGAGGCGTCTCTCAGCTACGTTGCCTGCTCAAAAAACGCCTGGGGAGAAACCGTCATCAAGTCAATCAACCAGGTGCTCCTGGCCCAGCGGCCAACGGAAATCTACCGGGCGGCCTATGAAAGATGGCTTGACCCAAGCAGCATTGAAGGCTATCGAAAGCTCTATGAAGAGGTCTTTTTGTCTTTAACCGAATAA
- a CDS encoding response regulator encodes MIHPIRSKICRYVLISIIFLVAFSSISLAYIKRDAELDRKQFQTHAIIIANDTWALNRAGAKAYLELAIKANNYQYLNISIPGEEEFLRVASPPLNGISSALYNFGLIGQKDLVEDILHEQQTIGTLHGRQYVRVIFPLLNILVFLLLLLLASTFTIYLFFNSKFLAEQIQERTKSLQESERRFHDLVNLLPEMVLETDINGTLQYCNKLAKERLKLPEATEDPAPLLQCIADEDQNKARQYFQATLTNQSPGLQEFTAIDPRNRAFPILIRSTPIINDDKIIGARFVIIDITERRRLEEQLLRDQKMKVIGLMAGGVAHDLNNILSGIISYPELLLLDMDKDNRMRRPLESIRKAGLDAAEVVADLLTVARGVAATKESVNINTLITDYLASHDFHQLRIRFPLVDINKSLADDILNICCSPIHIRKCLMNLITNGMEAIQGKGTLSITTRNHTQISHKRGNISELKNSSTKRNPLPPADKSLLPEGRYITIVIADSGSGISPHELEHIFEPFYTKKVMGRSGTGLGLAVVWNTMKDHGGVINVVSDCQGTTFEIYIPAVDKPETAFIAKPELLIFKGAGESVLVVDDEPQQRAIAQEILTSLNYQVVVKPSGEEAVQYLGTHSADLLVLDMIMSPGQNGRVTYEKILQIHPQQKALVVSGFAEDDDVRATLAMGAGGFISKPYTIETIGSAIKNILTQSPS; translated from the coding sequence ATGATACATCCCATACGCAGTAAAATCTGTCGTTATGTGCTCATTTCCATCATCTTTCTGGTTGCGTTTTCGTCCATCTCCCTCGCTTATATTAAACGCGACGCCGAACTCGATCGAAAACAATTTCAAACCCACGCAATTATTATAGCCAACGACACCTGGGCTCTCAACCGTGCCGGTGCGAAGGCCTATCTTGAGCTAGCGATCAAGGCCAACAATTACCAGTATCTCAACATCTCCATTCCCGGTGAAGAGGAATTCCTGCGTGTAGCCAGCCCACCCTTGAATGGCATTTCATCAGCTCTGTATAATTTTGGTCTCATCGGCCAAAAAGATCTCGTTGAAGATATTCTCCATGAACAACAAACGATCGGCACCCTTCATGGCCGGCAGTATGTCAGGGTAATCTTCCCGCTCCTCAATATCCTGGTCTTCCTTCTTCTGCTTTTACTTGCTTCGACATTTACCATCTATCTATTTTTCAATAGCAAGTTTCTCGCCGAGCAAATTCAGGAACGGACAAAAAGCTTACAGGAAAGCGAGCGTCGTTTTCACGACCTGGTCAATCTGCTCCCGGAAATGGTCCTGGAAACCGACATTAACGGCACGCTTCAATACTGCAATAAGCTCGCGAAAGAGCGACTGAAGCTCCCGGAGGCCACAGAAGATCCAGCACCCCTGCTCCAATGTATTGCCGATGAAGACCAAAACAAGGCCCGCCAATATTTCCAGGCGACCCTGACCAACCAATCTCCTGGGCTGCAGGAATTTACCGCTATCGACCCGAGAAACCGTGCCTTTCCAATACTCATCCGCTCAACGCCGATCATAAATGACGATAAGATAATCGGAGCGCGTTTTGTAATTATCGATATCACCGAACGGCGCCGCCTGGAAGAGCAACTGCTCCGGGACCAAAAGATGAAGGTAATTGGTCTTATGGCCGGAGGGGTCGCGCACGACCTGAACAATATACTTTCAGGAATCATCAGTTACCCGGAATTGCTCCTCCTTGACATGGACAAAGACAATCGGATGCGCCGCCCGCTCGAATCCATCCGCAAGGCCGGCCTGGATGCAGCGGAAGTCGTCGCTGATCTCCTGACCGTTGCCAGAGGCGTTGCCGCCACAAAGGAATCGGTCAACATCAACACCCTCATCACCGACTACCTGGCATCCCACGATTTTCATCAACTGCGAATTCGCTTCCCGCTCGTGGATATCAACAAGTCGCTGGCAGACGATATCCTCAATATATGTTGTTCTCCCATCCATATCAGAAAATGTTTGATGAATCTTATTACCAATGGCATGGAGGCAATTCAAGGAAAGGGTACACTTTCAATAACCACACGTAATCACACCCAGATTTCTCATAAACGGGGAAATATTAGCGAGTTGAAAAATTCTTCTACAAAAAGAAACCCGCTGCCCCCAGCGGACAAGTCCTTGCTCCCTGAAGGGAGGTATATCACCATCGTCATTGCCGATTCCGGTTCGGGCATCTCTCCCCATGAACTTGAGCACATTTTTGAACCCTTTTATACCAAGAAAGTCATGGGGCGAAGCGGTACCGGGCTTGGCCTGGCTGTGGTATGGAACACCATGAAGGATCATGGTGGGGTGATAAATGTCGTTAGTGATTGCCAAGGGACTACCTTTGAGATCTACATCCCCGCCGTCGACAAGCCGGAGACTGCGTTTATTGCAAAACCCGAATTGCTAATTTTCAAGGGTGCCGGCGAAAGTGTTCTGGTAGTTGATGATGAACCTCAACAGCGGGCAATAGCTCAGGAAATCCTCACCTCCTTGAATTATCAAGTCGTCGTCAAGCCCTCCGGAGAAGAGGCTGTGCAGTATCTTGGAACCCATAGCGCTGATCTTCTTGTTCTCGACATGATCATGTCACCCGGCCAGAACGGTCGTGTAACATATGAGAAAATCTTGCAGATTCATCCACAGCAAAAGGCATTGGTAGTCAGCGGTTTTGCCGAAGATGATGACGTCAGGGCAACACTGGCAATGGGGGCAGGCGGCTTTATCTCGAAACCGTACACCATTGAAACCATTGGCTCTGCAATAAAAAATATTTTAACACAATCTCCATCTTGA
- a CDS encoding DUF523 and DUF1722 domain-containing protein, whose amino-acid sequence MEETIKLGISSCLLGHKVRYDGGHQHDRFLTDTLGQYVQYVPVCPEVECGLPIPRETLRLVGDPDAPRLVTSRGGEDCTQRMKTWASGRLEELEKEELDGFIFKRMSPSSGMERVKVYSEEGMPSKQGVGIFARAFMEHFPNLPVEEDGRLHDPVLRENFIQRIFVHKRWKTLLATTRKRGGLVDFHTSHKYLILSHSEKDYREMGRLVARAKDIPDKELFARYEEMLMAALQKKSTIKKHVNVLTHIFGYFKKNLAPDEKQLVLEVLEQYHQGLLPLIVPMTLMNFFVKKFKDEYLAKQRYLNPHPLQLKLLNHA is encoded by the coding sequence ATGGAAGAGACGATCAAACTTGGAATCAGTTCTTGCCTACTTGGTCATAAGGTACGGTATGATGGTGGTCATCAGCACGATAGATTTCTCACCGACACCCTCGGCCAATATGTTCAGTATGTGCCGGTTTGCCCTGAGGTGGAGTGCGGACTTCCCATACCAAGAGAAACGCTGCGGTTGGTTGGAGATCCTGATGCTCCCCGGCTGGTAACCTCGAGAGGTGGCGAAGACTGCACCCAGCGGATGAAGACTTGGGCATCCGGCCGCTTAGAGGAGCTTGAAAAAGAGGAGTTGGACGGTTTTATCTTCAAACGCATGTCGCCCAGCAGCGGTATGGAACGGGTGAAAGTGTATTCCGAAGAGGGCATGCCGAGCAAACAGGGAGTGGGGATTTTTGCCAGAGCCTTTATGGAGCATTTTCCCAATTTGCCGGTAGAAGAAGATGGCCGTTTACACGATCCGGTGCTGCGGGAAAACTTCATTCAGCGGATCTTTGTCCACAAACGCTGGAAAACCTTGTTGGCGACGACGAGAAAGAGGGGTGGGCTGGTTGATTTTCATACCTCCCATAAATATCTCATCCTTTCGCACAGCGAGAAGGATTACCGGGAAATGGGGCGGCTTGTGGCGAGGGCCAAAGACATTCCCGATAAAGAACTTTTTGCCCGTTATGAAGAGATGTTGATGGCAGCCTTGCAGAAAAAGAGCACGATTAAAAAACACGTCAACGTGCTCACGCATATCTTTGGCTATTTCAAGAAAAATCTTGCTCCAGACGAAAAGCAGCTGGTGCTGGAGGTCCTCGAACAGTACCACCAGGGTCTTCTCCCCCTGATTGTGCCGATGACGTTGATGAATTTCTTCGTCAAGAAGTTCAAGGATGAGTATCTGGCCAAGCAGCGCTATCTAAACCCGCATCCCTTGCAGCTCAAGCTTCTCAATCACGCCTGA
- the rpsA gene encoding 30S ribosomal protein S1, whose amino-acid sequence MTDTLSESFEDLFKAEETKKIRHLTPGQKIKATIVGINNESTFLDVGSKSEGVINSSEIRDGEGNFTHKIGDVIDVYFLRSKSSEQLFTTSIGGGSSNSHLAEAFQIAIPVEGFVKAEIKGGFEVTLGGNVRGFCPYSQMGLRRVEDAAKTYLETHMKFLITRFEENGKNIVLSARAIQEAERQEVREKLQETLKEGQTVEGVISSIRDFGAFVDLGGVDGLIPISEIGWSRVEKVDEYFSVGQKVQVVIKKLDWENDRISLSYKETMADPWVEGIKSFPEGSIHVGTVARLAQFGAFITLAAGIDGLLHISKLGGGRRINHPREVMEVGQNIEVKIDSIALAEKRISLIPVDYVSPENKDEEERTEYKAFIVEAKKKKSASEVGSLGALLKAKIAEKKK is encoded by the coding sequence ATGACAGATACACTCAGTGAAAGCTTTGAAGATCTGTTCAAAGCAGAAGAAACCAAAAAAATCAGGCACCTGACTCCCGGACAGAAAATTAAAGCCACCATAGTCGGGATAAACAATGAGTCAACTTTTCTCGACGTGGGCAGCAAAAGCGAGGGGGTTATCAATAGTTCGGAAATCCGCGACGGTGAGGGTAATTTTACTCATAAAATCGGTGATGTCATTGATGTTTATTTCCTGCGCTCTAAATCCTCCGAACAGCTTTTCACCACCTCTATTGGCGGCGGTTCGAGCAACAGCCATCTAGCCGAGGCTTTCCAAATTGCCATTCCGGTTGAGGGGTTTGTTAAGGCGGAAATAAAAGGCGGCTTCGAAGTCACCCTCGGCGGCAATGTCCGCGGCTTCTGCCCATATTCCCAGATGGGCCTGCGCCGGGTCGAGGATGCAGCCAAAACCTATCTGGAAACCCATATGAAGTTCCTCATCACCAGATTTGAGGAAAACGGCAAAAACATCGTACTGTCGGCCCGGGCCATTCAAGAAGCAGAACGGCAGGAGGTCCGGGAAAAACTGCAGGAAACCCTCAAAGAGGGGCAGACCGTTGAAGGCGTTATCAGCTCGATCAGGGACTTTGGTGCCTTTGTCGACCTCGGTGGTGTCGATGGCCTCATCCCTATTTCTGAAATAGGCTGGAGCCGGGTGGAAAAGGTCGATGAATATTTCAGTGTCGGCCAGAAGGTCCAGGTTGTCATCAAGAAACTCGATTGGGAAAACGACCGTATCTCCCTCAGCTACAAGGAAACCATGGCCGACCCATGGGTCGAAGGCATAAAGAGCTTCCCGGAAGGATCAATCCACGTGGGCACGGTGGCACGACTGGCACAGTTTGGTGCCTTTATTACCCTGGCTGCAGGAATTGACGGCCTGCTTCACATCTCAAAACTCGGCGGCGGACGGCGAATCAACCATCCCCGGGAGGTCATGGAGGTCGGCCAGAATATTGAGGTGAAAATCGACAGCATCGCTCTTGCCGAGAAACGTATAAGTCTCATCCCAGTCGACTATGTATCTCCAGAGAATAAAGACGAAGAAGAGCGCACCGAATATAAAGCCTTTATTGTCGAGGCGAAAAAGAAGAAATCGGCAAGTGAGGTTGGAAGCCTGGGTGCCCTATTGAAAGCAAAGATTGCCGAGAAGAAAAAATAG
- a CDS encoding RiPP maturation radical SAM C-methyltransferase, with protein sequence MTGDTSTPFRLALVSMPWPIFNRPSLQLATLKAYLEEKSTCTADCFHPYLHLAKAIGIDTYTLIARSGWAGEALFAPLVFPEMGGKAKHLFHQSIGKKHREIADFEELIELVTDSTAKWLATTDWHSYRMVGMSVCFFQTLPSLYCAAKLKERVPHLPIVFGGSSCSGAVGTSLFERFGDIDYLIDGEGEVSLLHLCRYLDGQEKTLAKEILSRQPLGLPAVSSKKIVLNDLPIPNFSPYFQEVRELFPDQVFIPVLPIEFSRGCWWNRCSFCNLNLQWPDYRTKDDDRMKEEVQSLAKTHGCLQFAFADNALPPRQADRFFTSIAAGLMDLDFFAEIRGITNQERLALYRSGGLRTVQVGIEALSVSLLKKMAKGTTVMDTIAAMKICCSSGIHLEGNIITEFPGSTPEEIAETLYNLDFVLPFAPLQAAAFFLGYGSPIHQRPRDFSIKAITPHGKNRNLFPENILRGMTMITNGYRGDRGRQRQLWKPVIKKLKKWQTFHEGRRNLALPPLYYRDGGDFLIISQEQLTGPCLQHRLRGISRRIYLFCSAPHNISAICTAFPNITKPALDKFLWDMADKRLMFREGDQVISLAIHLPNH encoded by the coding sequence ATGACCGGTGACACATCCACCCCATTCAGGCTTGCCCTTGTTTCCATGCCCTGGCCGATATTTAATCGGCCGTCCCTGCAACTGGCCACACTGAAGGCTTACCTGGAAGAGAAATCAACCTGCACTGCTGACTGTTTTCATCCCTACCTCCACCTCGCTAAGGCCATTGGCATCGACACCTACACGCTCATTGCCCGTTCCGGATGGGCAGGCGAGGCACTCTTTGCGCCACTTGTCTTTCCCGAAATGGGTGGCAAGGCAAAACACCTCTTTCACCAAAGTATCGGAAAAAAGCACCGGGAAATAGCGGACTTCGAGGAATTAATTGAACTGGTTACCGACAGTACGGCAAAATGGCTCGCAACGACCGACTGGCACTCTTATAGAATGGTCGGCATGTCCGTGTGTTTCTTCCAGACCCTGCCTTCGTTGTACTGTGCCGCAAAACTCAAGGAGAGGGTTCCGCATCTGCCAATCGTCTTTGGCGGATCCTCGTGCTCCGGTGCCGTCGGCACATCACTTTTCGAGAGATTCGGGGATATTGATTATCTCATAGATGGCGAAGGCGAGGTATCTCTCCTCCATCTCTGCCGCTACCTTGACGGCCAGGAGAAAACCCTGGCAAAAGAAATTCTCAGCCGCCAGCCGCTGGGATTGCCCGCCGTTTCGTCAAAAAAAATAGTCCTCAATGATCTGCCAATTCCCAATTTTTCGCCCTATTTCCAGGAAGTTCGCGAGCTTTTCCCTGACCAGGTGTTTATTCCGGTGCTGCCCATCGAGTTCTCCCGTGGCTGCTGGTGGAATCGCTGTTCCTTCTGCAATCTTAATCTCCAATGGCCGGATTACCGGACAAAAGACGATGACAGGATGAAGGAGGAGGTACAATCTCTTGCCAAAACCCACGGCTGCCTGCAATTTGCCTTTGCCGATAATGCCCTGCCGCCACGTCAGGCAGACCGTTTCTTCACAAGCATCGCCGCCGGCCTAATGGATCTCGATTTCTTCGCAGAAATCAGGGGAATCACCAACCAGGAGCGCCTGGCCCTGTACCGCAGTGGTGGACTGCGAACCGTCCAGGTGGGTATTGAAGCCCTGTCGGTATCTCTTCTGAAAAAGATGGCAAAAGGCACCACGGTAATGGATACGATAGCTGCCATGAAAATATGCTGCAGCAGTGGAATACACCTTGAGGGCAACATCATCACTGAGTTTCCCGGCTCCACCCCCGAGGAAATAGCCGAAACCCTCTACAATCTCGACTTCGTCCTCCCCTTCGCCCCTCTGCAGGCGGCAGCATTTTTCCTAGGCTATGGCTCGCCCATCCACCAAAGACCACGCGATTTCTCAATCAAGGCGATAACCCCCCATGGCAAAAACCGCAATCTTTTCCCCGAAAACATCCTGCGCGGTATGACCATGATCACCAATGGCTACCGTGGAGACAGGGGACGACAGCGCCAGCTTTGGAAACCGGTTATTAAAAAGCTTAAAAAATGGCAGACCTTCCACGAAGGCAGGAGAAACCTGGCCCTGCCGCCGCTTTATTACCGTGATGGTGGTGATTTTCTGATCATCTCACAAGAACAATTGACCGGCCCGTGTCTCCAGCACCGTCTCCGCGGGATATCACGAAGAATCTACCTGTTTTGTAGTGCGCCGCACAACATATCGGCAATTTGCACGGCTTTCCCAAACATTACCAAGCCGGCCCTTGACAAATTTCTGTGGGATATGGCCGACAAAAGACTGATGTTTCGCGAAGGTGATCAGGTTATATCGCTGGCGATCCATCTCCCCAACCACTAG
- a CDS encoding outer membrane lipoprotein carrier protein LolA, translating to MAMLARLTQLIILIATFTTTMVRAEAPPVEYPEDIAARLQVRYDAMKSLNFNFYQDIQGEMTGRPRQGSGRAVFLKDNGKARMRWDYTSPEHQVLISDGTTFSMYFANLKQLIISPAEQLETDLTYAFFTGRGNIARDFHIRPANEDEQSTNEMEFKVIKIIPKTQHSQVQDIHLYVSASSLIRRIKIRDHFGTLTVLNLSDIEVDTAMTDKTQQEIEAIFTFAPPPGTEIIRQ from the coding sequence ATGGCAATGCTTGCTCGCCTGACCCAGCTTATTATCCTGATTGCAACCTTCACAACCACCATGGTTCGTGCCGAGGCACCACCTGTTGAATATCCCGAGGATATTGCCGCACGGCTACAGGTTCGCTATGACGCCATGAAGAGTCTCAATTTTAATTTCTACCAGGATATCCAAGGCGAAATGACAGGACGGCCGCGCCAGGGATCCGGCCGGGCGGTCTTTTTGAAGGATAACGGCAAGGCCCGGATGCGCTGGGACTACACCAGCCCCGAACACCAGGTACTGATCAGTGACGGCACTACTTTTTCCATGTATTTCGCCAACCTCAAACAACTTATCATCAGTCCGGCCGAACAGCTTGAAACCGACCTAACCTATGCCTTTTTTACCGGCAGGGGGAATATCGCACGGGATTTTCACATCCGTCCTGCCAACGAGGATGAGCAATCCACCAACGAGATGGAATTCAAGGTCATCAAGATTATTCCAAAGACACAGCACTCCCAGGTTCAGGATATCCATCTCTATGTGTCTGCAAGCTCACTTATCCGCCGCATCAAGATCCGTGATCATTTCGGCACCCTCACCGTCCTAAATCTCAGTGACATTGAGGTTGATACAGCAATGACCGACAAGACCCAGCAGGAAATCGAGGCCATCTTCACCTTTGCCCCTCCGCCGGGAACAGAGATCATCCGCCAATAA
- the murI gene encoding glutamate racemase, whose translation MIGIFDSGVGGMTVARAVEQLLPNYPLLYLGDIARTPYGTKSARTIIDYSIENTRFLLDNGAKLIIIACNTASSVATDRLRQEFTVPIIEVISPAVEQALAHSRNGRIGIIGTRATIRSGVYETKILAQNPGHKVCSTACPLLVPLVEEGWVSKRETKMILRRYLHTLKDQQIDTLVLGCTHYPLLKHLIQPRIGKKVCLIDSSVAVAEYLLRYLADEAILLPDMTHNPAQNRYFVTDLTESAQSIAEQIFHRPIALQPV comes from the coding sequence ATGATTGGTATTTTTGATTCAGGCGTCGGCGGCATGACCGTAGCCCGGGCCGTTGAACAGCTTTTGCCGAACTATCCCCTGCTCTACCTGGGAGATATTGCCCGCACCCCATACGGCACCAAGAGTGCCAGGACCATTATCGACTACTCCATAGAAAACACGCGATTTCTGCTGGATAACGGTGCGAAATTGATCATCATCGCCTGTAATACCGCCTCAAGCGTTGCGACCGACCGTCTCCGCCAGGAATTCACCGTGCCAATCATCGAGGTCATCAGCCCGGCGGTCGAACAAGCTCTTGCCCATTCCCGAAACGGCAGGATCGGGATCATTGGCACCCGCGCCACCATTCGCAGCGGTGTCTACGAAACCAAGATCCTCGCACAGAATCCTGGACATAAAGTCTGCTCTACCGCTTGTCCCCTGCTCGTCCCCCTCGTCGAAGAGGGCTGGGTCAGCAAACGGGAAACGAAGATGATCCTCCGTCGTTATCTGCATACCCTGAAAGACCAGCAGATTGACACCCTGGTGCTCGGCTGCACCCACTATCCGCTCCTTAAACATCTGATCCAACCCAGGATCGGCAAGAAAGTATGCCTTATCGATTCCTCCGTCGCAGTTGCAGAATATCTCCTACGATATCTTGCAGATGAGGCAATACTATTGCCGGACATGACCCACAATCCGGCCCAAAACAGATATTTTGTCACCGATCTCACCGAATCGGCTCAGTCTATTGCTGAGCAGATTTTTCACCGTCCAATTGCCCTTCAACCCGTATAA
- a CDS encoding zinc ribbon domain-containing protein has protein sequence MPVYEYECKECNKVFEVQQKMADQPLSNCPECQAPVKKLVSMSSFQLRGGGWYADGYSSTSGSAKPAPAAAKPATPCQAGAGCAGCPAAAGA, from the coding sequence ATGCCAGTTTACGAATACGAATGCAAGGAATGCAACAAGGTTTTCGAAGTTCAACAGAAGATGGCCGACCAGCCATTAAGCAACTGCCCCGAGTGCCAAGCGCCGGTCAAAAAACTCGTATCCATGAGTTCCTTTCAGTTACGCGGCGGCGGTTGGTACGCTGATGGCTATTCGTCCACTTCCGGCTCCGCCAAGCCTGCCCCAGCCGCTGCCAAGCCCGCCACGCCATGTCAGGCTGGTGCCGGGTGTGCCGGCTGTCCTGCTGCGGCCGGAGCTTGA
- the queA gene encoding tRNA preQ1(34) S-adenosylmethionine ribosyltransferase-isomerase QueA: MNNDHSLTAYRYHLPENCIAQHPADKRDESRLMVLDQRDGSLTHRRFSDLTELIGAEDMLVVNNTKVFPARLHGQKQSGGKTEVFLLEYPNVAEGEEGIATTSALIKSSKRPKPGTSITINPALTITITEDLGNGKVKLQLHFDAATGLTKTLGTCGQVPLPPYITRKEGCTADDVHRYQTVYASHPGAVAAPTAGLHFTGQLLEAIGKKGTRIGQVTLHVGYGTFAPVREEDITRHVIHEEYFSIPEQTVHAVEATKERGGKIWAVGTTSVRTLEYAAQASGRLQAKNGWCNLYIYPGFRFKVIDNLITNFHLPDSSLMFLVAALCGRETLLDCYQTAIKEGYRFFSYGDAMAIISGQTK, from the coding sequence ATGAATAACGACCACTCCTTAACTGCCTACAGATACCATCTTCCCGAAAACTGTATTGCCCAGCACCCTGCCGACAAGCGGGACGAATCCCGATTGATGGTCCTTGACCAGAGAGATGGAAGCCTCACTCACCGGCGCTTTAGTGATCTCACTGAGTTGATTGGCGCAGAGGATATGTTGGTCGTCAACAATACCAAGGTATTTCCGGCAAGACTGCACGGGCAGAAACAGTCCGGCGGCAAAACAGAGGTATTTTTGCTTGAATATCCAAATGTTGCAGAAGGTGAGGAAGGAATAGCCACAACCTCCGCCCTGATCAAATCGTCGAAGCGGCCCAAGCCGGGAACAAGCATTACTATCAATCCGGCCCTCACTATCACCATCACCGAAGACCTCGGAAACGGCAAGGTTAAACTGCAACTGCATTTTGATGCGGCAACCGGACTGACGAAGACCCTCGGCACATGCGGCCAGGTACCGCTGCCACCGTACATAACCAGGAAAGAAGGCTGCACTGCCGACGATGTTCACCGCTATCAGACTGTTTACGCAAGTCACCCGGGAGCGGTGGCCGCCCCCACTGCCGGCCTGCACTTTACCGGCCAATTACTGGAGGCAATCGGCAAAAAAGGCACACGTATCGGTCAGGTAACTCTGCATGTCGGCTACGGGACCTTCGCTCCAGTCAGGGAAGAAGATATCACCCGCCATGTCATTCATGAGGAATATTTCAGCATCCCCGAACAGACCGTGCATGCTGTGGAAGCTACAAAAGAAAGAGGAGGAAAGATCTGGGCGGTGGGCACTACCAGCGTCCGGACCCTGGAGTATGCGGCGCAGGCATCCGGCCGATTGCAAGCCAAGAACGGCTGGTGCAACCTATATATCTATCCGGGATTCCGTTTCAAGGTGATCGATAATCTCATCACCAACTTCCACCTGCCGGATTCATCATTGATGTTCCTGGTTGCGGCATTGTGCGGCAGAGAAACCCTCCTTGACTGTTATCAAACGGCGATCAAGGAGGGCTATCGATTCTTTTCTTATGGCGATGCGATGGCCATCATCTCCGGCCAAACGAAGTAA